Proteins co-encoded in one Seriola aureovittata isolate HTS-2021-v1 ecotype China chromosome 1, ASM2101889v1, whole genome shotgun sequence genomic window:
- the si:dkey-127k13.1 gene encoding PWWP domain-containing DNA repair factor 3B isoform X1, with translation MTTPTIKGGLRKTRKREPEKTSAKKVISDTVSSPVTEESNAVPGSGFGLRKTRKREPKKTSAKKVTSDTVSSPVTEESNAVPGSDFAIDSQSSACFLQSTPKRGRRQTGRTQEACQTSTPVHSSSTDNLSSISSKSLPGAKQAELEYTEIITQLKTSEVDSPCLESKSRSKCKRGYSCQPRQVRKRVTKEQTQTCSKTKRPQTKCQPSKKRKIETRNLQKDTTSLSSKRPRPRFELKKLDVEEQDASLLSSDLSIELSHDEEQLPSLSFQEDEESDEEELPSFLVQMDKKSLSITEGAFVWCKFRNYPFWPALVKSVNRKQKKSSIIFIDDPMIQKKKGFSVALKTLKPFDCAEADQLVCKAKEKYDAAIAWSLDLIADYRIRIACGSFSGSFIEYFAHGMSHPVRRMYPQAASERLTITSDSMLEELGDNHKEDSSIEQSEEVSRSSKRLLPDRTHAAHNRANEKLVHFIVKQRMVEGRLLAVIRGQEQSRWLHSFLRAKRRQVVNIYLEDDQQLDQVYWYLNEVYASAMATAPFLAKVKSMERVPFVLDVLLPEAIIYAIAGVDNVSLKKAEEKYLKGRCISNRERQEFDLMIEREIRKKSQHQNTARALFSDPIS, from the exons ATGACTACACCAACAATAAAAG GTGGACTTcggaaaacaagaaaaagggAACCTGAGAAGACATCAGCGAAGAAAGTCATCTCAGACACTGTTTCATCTCCAGTCACAGAGGAATCAAATGCTGTGCCAGGCAGTGGTTTTGGACTTcggaaaacaagaaaaagggAACCTAAGAAGACATCAGCAAAGAAAGTCACCTCAGACACTGTTTCATCTCCAGTCACAGAGGAGTCGAATGCTGTGCCAGGCAGTGATTTTGCCATAGACAGCCAGTCCTCGGCATGTTTCTTACAAAGTACTCCAAAAAGAGGCAGGAGACAAACAGGACGGACACAAGAGGCCTGCCAGACCTCCACACCAGTGCACAGCTCCTCCACTGATAACCTGTCCAGTATATCCTCAAAGTCCCTTCCTGGAGCAAAACAAGCAGAGCTGGAATACACGGAAATCATCACTCAGTTAAAG ACATCAGAGGTAGATTCGCCATGCCTCGAATCAAAATCTCGAAGCAAATGCAAGAGGGGTTATTCTTGCCAGCCAAGACAAGTCAGAAAAAGGGTGACAAAGGAGCAAACACAGACCTGCAGTAAAACCAAGCGTCCACAAACCAAGTGCCAGCCCAGCAAGAAGCGGAAGATTGAGACAAGGAATTTACAGAAGGATACCACCTCTCTGTCATCCAAACGCCCTAGACCAAGATTTGAACTGAAGAAGCTTGATGTAGAAGAACAAG ACGCGTCTTTGCTGTCTTCAGATCTATCAATAGAGCTGAGTCATGATGAGGAGCAGCTGCCATCTTTGTCTTTCCAGGAAGATGAGGAAAGTGATGAGGAGGAGCTACCAAGCTTCTTGGTGCAGATGGACAAAA AGTCCCTTTCCATTACAGAAGGAGCGTTTGTGTGGTGCAAATTTAGAAATTATCCGTTTTGGCCTGCATTG GTAAAAAGTGTGAACCGTAAGCAGAAAAAATCCAGCATCATATTCATTGATGACCCGATGattcagaaaaagaaagg gTTTTCTGTGGCTCTGAAAACCCTGAAGCCTTTTGACTGTGCAGAAGCTGATCAGCTGGTG TGTAAAGCCAAAGAAAAGTATGATGCTGCAATTGCGTGGTCCTTGGATCTCATAGCAGACTATAGAATACGTATTG CATGCGGCTCATTTTCTGGCTCCTTCATTGAGTACTTTGCTCATGGCATGA GCCATCCAGTGAGGCGTATGTATCCGCAGGCAGCCTCAGAGAGACTAACCATCACCAGTGATTCAATGTTGGAGGAACTGGGTGACAATCATAAGGAGGACAGCTCTATTGAACAGTCGGAAGAGGTCAGCAGGAGTTCGAAGAGGCTACTGCCAGACCGGACTCATGCAGCCCACAACCGCGCTAATGAAAAGCTCGTACATTTCATCGTCAAGCAGCGTATGGTGGAAGGACGCCTCCTG GCTGTGATCCGTGGGCAGGAGCAGTCCAGATGGCTGCACTCCTTTCTGAGGGCCAAACGGAGACAGGTGGTGAACATATACCTGGAAGATGACCAGCAGTTAGACCAGGTCTACTGGTACCTAAATGAGGTCTATGCATCAGCCATGGCAACTGCTCCTTTCCTGGCTAAGGTGAAATCCATGGAACGTGTCCCCTTTGTCCTGGATGTGCTTCTTCCTGAG GCCATCATCTATGCCATAGCTGGTGTGGACAATGTCTCACTAAAAAAGGCAGAAGAAAAGTACCTAAAAGGACGATGTATAAGCAACAG agaaagacaggagtTTGACTTGATGATTGAGCGGgagataagaaaaaaatcacagcatCAGAACACTGCACGTGCATTATTCTCTGACCCCATCAGTTAG
- the si:dkey-127k13.1 gene encoding PWWP domain-containing DNA repair factor 3B isoform X2 yields the protein MTTPTIKGGLRKTRKREPEKTSAKKVISDTVSSPVTEESNAVPGSGFGLRKTRKREPKKTSAKKVTSDTVSSPVTEESNAVPGSDFAIDSQSSACFLQSTPKRGRRQTGRTQEACQTSTPVHSSSTDNLSSISSKSLPGAKQAELEYTEIITQLKTSEVDSPCLESKSRSKCKRGYSCQPRQVRKRVTKEQTQTCSKTKRPQTKCQPSKKRKIETRNLQKDTTSLSSKRPRPRFELKKLDVEEQDLSIELSHDEEQLPSLSFQEDEESDEEELPSFLVQMDKKSLSITEGAFVWCKFRNYPFWPALVKSVNRKQKKSSIIFIDDPMIQKKKGFSVALKTLKPFDCAEADQLVCKAKEKYDAAIAWSLDLIADYRIRIACGSFSGSFIEYFAHGMSHPVRRMYPQAASERLTITSDSMLEELGDNHKEDSSIEQSEEVSRSSKRLLPDRTHAAHNRANEKLVHFIVKQRMVEGRLLAVIRGQEQSRWLHSFLRAKRRQVVNIYLEDDQQLDQVYWYLNEVYASAMATAPFLAKVKSMERVPFVLDVLLPEAIIYAIAGVDNVSLKKAEEKYLKGRCISNRERQEFDLMIEREIRKKSQHQNTARALFSDPIS from the exons ATGACTACACCAACAATAAAAG GTGGACTTcggaaaacaagaaaaagggAACCTGAGAAGACATCAGCGAAGAAAGTCATCTCAGACACTGTTTCATCTCCAGTCACAGAGGAATCAAATGCTGTGCCAGGCAGTGGTTTTGGACTTcggaaaacaagaaaaagggAACCTAAGAAGACATCAGCAAAGAAAGTCACCTCAGACACTGTTTCATCTCCAGTCACAGAGGAGTCGAATGCTGTGCCAGGCAGTGATTTTGCCATAGACAGCCAGTCCTCGGCATGTTTCTTACAAAGTACTCCAAAAAGAGGCAGGAGACAAACAGGACGGACACAAGAGGCCTGCCAGACCTCCACACCAGTGCACAGCTCCTCCACTGATAACCTGTCCAGTATATCCTCAAAGTCCCTTCCTGGAGCAAAACAAGCAGAGCTGGAATACACGGAAATCATCACTCAGTTAAAG ACATCAGAGGTAGATTCGCCATGCCTCGAATCAAAATCTCGAAGCAAATGCAAGAGGGGTTATTCTTGCCAGCCAAGACAAGTCAGAAAAAGGGTGACAAAGGAGCAAACACAGACCTGCAGTAAAACCAAGCGTCCACAAACCAAGTGCCAGCCCAGCAAGAAGCGGAAGATTGAGACAAGGAATTTACAGAAGGATACCACCTCTCTGTCATCCAAACGCCCTAGACCAAGATTTGAACTGAAGAAGCTTGATGTAGAAGAACAAG ATCTATCAATAGAGCTGAGTCATGATGAGGAGCAGCTGCCATCTTTGTCTTTCCAGGAAGATGAGGAAAGTGATGAGGAGGAGCTACCAAGCTTCTTGGTGCAGATGGACAAAA AGTCCCTTTCCATTACAGAAGGAGCGTTTGTGTGGTGCAAATTTAGAAATTATCCGTTTTGGCCTGCATTG GTAAAAAGTGTGAACCGTAAGCAGAAAAAATCCAGCATCATATTCATTGATGACCCGATGattcagaaaaagaaagg gTTTTCTGTGGCTCTGAAAACCCTGAAGCCTTTTGACTGTGCAGAAGCTGATCAGCTGGTG TGTAAAGCCAAAGAAAAGTATGATGCTGCAATTGCGTGGTCCTTGGATCTCATAGCAGACTATAGAATACGTATTG CATGCGGCTCATTTTCTGGCTCCTTCATTGAGTACTTTGCTCATGGCATGA GCCATCCAGTGAGGCGTATGTATCCGCAGGCAGCCTCAGAGAGACTAACCATCACCAGTGATTCAATGTTGGAGGAACTGGGTGACAATCATAAGGAGGACAGCTCTATTGAACAGTCGGAAGAGGTCAGCAGGAGTTCGAAGAGGCTACTGCCAGACCGGACTCATGCAGCCCACAACCGCGCTAATGAAAAGCTCGTACATTTCATCGTCAAGCAGCGTATGGTGGAAGGACGCCTCCTG GCTGTGATCCGTGGGCAGGAGCAGTCCAGATGGCTGCACTCCTTTCTGAGGGCCAAACGGAGACAGGTGGTGAACATATACCTGGAAGATGACCAGCAGTTAGACCAGGTCTACTGGTACCTAAATGAGGTCTATGCATCAGCCATGGCAACTGCTCCTTTCCTGGCTAAGGTGAAATCCATGGAACGTGTCCCCTTTGTCCTGGATGTGCTTCTTCCTGAG GCCATCATCTATGCCATAGCTGGTGTGGACAATGTCTCACTAAAAAAGGCAGAAGAAAAGTACCTAAAAGGACGATGTATAAGCAACAG agaaagacaggagtTTGACTTGATGATTGAGCGGgagataagaaaaaaatcacagcatCAGAACACTGCACGTGCATTATTCTCTGACCCCATCAGTTAG